From the genome of Desulfobacterales bacterium:
ACGGTGAAGATCCCGTTGGTCAAAATATCCGTTTCGGAAAAATTCCTTTTAAAGTAATCGGTGTCCTTGGGGAAAAAGGAGACAACTCCATGGGGCAAGATCAGGATGATATCATACTGGCACCCTACACTTCGGTCATGAAAAGAATTCTGGCCGTCACCTACCTGCAGTCCATTTATGCATCCGTCATTGACGAAAAGGATACGGAAGCGGCACAGGCTCAAATAGAAGAAATCTTACGCAACAGACATAAAATCAGTTCTGGTGGAGAAGATGACTTCAGCGTCCGTACCCAAAAGGAAATGCTCACCATGATGACTTCCACGACAGACATGATGACGGCTTTACTGGCGGCAGTAGCCGGCATTTCCCTAATAGTCGGAGGTATCGGCATTATGAACATCATGTATGTATCGGTAACCGAACGCACCAAGGAAATCGGACTTCGTATGTCCATCGGTGCAAAAGGGAAGGATATCCTGATGCAATTCCTGACTGAAGCCGTTTTAATCAGTGTAACAGGTGGCCTTATCGGTATCTTGCTCGGTGTCATGTCATCGTACAGCATCAAGTGGATAGCAAACTGGCCGATAGGAATTCAGGCTTATTCTGTTATTCTGTCCTTTTTGGTCTGCTCTATTACCGGAATATTTTTCGGATGGTATCCTGCAAAGCGAGCCTCTGAACTGGATCCGATTGAAGCAATCCGCTACGAATAGGAACAAAATTCACAATCCGCCAAATTGACACTATACAACCAATAGCGGTGTCAATTTGGCGGATTTTCTGTTTGGCAAAACAATTGCTGCTTGATAGTTGTTATAAACAAACAACTATGAACTTCAACAATTTCACCATCAAATCACAGGAAGCTGTTCAAAAAGCCATCGAACTGGCTCAGGGAAGACAACAACAAGCCATTGAAACGCCACACCTTTTGAAAGGAGTCATGGAGGTCGGAGAAAATGTGACCAATTTCCTTTTCCAAAAATCCGGAGCAAACCCAAATACACTCAATACAGCCTTGGACAGACTGCTCGACAGTTATCCGCGGGTAAGCAATGCCGAACCGTATCTTTCCCGGGAGACAAATGCCGTCATCCAGAAAGCGATTGATTATTCCACGAAAGAAGGCGACCAGTTCGTATCACTGGAATTCATCCTTTTGGCTTTGCTCACCGAAAAGAATGCCGTATCGAGCTTATTGAAAGAAGCCGGTCTCACCGAACAAGTGATGCATGAAGCCATCCGGGAACTGAGAAAAGGCTCCAAGGTCAGCAGCCAGTCCGCCGAAGATACTTACAACGCCCTGAACAAATACGCCATCAATTTAAATGAGCGTGCACGTTCAGGTAAACTGGATCCGGTCATCGGCCGTGATGAAGAAATCCGCCGGGTACTGCAAATTCTTAGCCGACGTACCAAAAACAATCCCATCCTGATCGGAGAACCAGGTACGGGTAAAACAGCCATTGCCGAAGGTCTGGCTCACCGTATTATCCGTGGTGACGTACCGGAAAACCTGAAGAGCAAACAATTGTTTTCTCTGGATATGGGCGCATTGGTAGCCGGAGCCAAATACAAAGGCGAATTTGAAGAACGTTTGAAATCGGTCATTAATGAAGTGATCCAATCCGAAGGCGAAATTATCTTGTTCATCGATGAAATCCACACCTTGGTCGGAGCAGGCGGAGGTGAAGGAGCCATGGATGCAGCCAATATTTTAAAACCAGCGTTGGCCAGAGGCGAACTCCGGGCTATCGGGGCAACAACGCTCAACGAATATCAAAAATATTTCGAAAAGGACAAGGCCTTGGAACGTCGTTTCCAGATTGTTCAGGTCAACGAGCCGGACGAAGCCAGCACCATTTCCATCCTGCGTGGTCTGAAAGAACGTTATGAAAACCACCACAAGGTCAGGATCAAAGACGATG
Proteins encoded in this window:
- a CDS encoding FtsX-like permease family protein, whose amino-acid sequence is GEDPVGQNIRFGKIPFKVIGVLGEKGDNSMGQDQDDIILAPYTSVMKRILAVTYLQSIYASVIDEKDTEAAQAQIEEILRNRHKISSGGEDDFSVRTQKEMLTMMTSTTDMMTALLAAVAGISLIVGGIGIMNIMYVSVTERTKEIGLRMSIGAKGKDILMQFLTEAVLISVTGGLIGILLGVMSSYSIKWIANWPIGIQAYSVILSFLVCSITGIFFGWYPAKRASELDPIEAIRYE